The Vibrio chagasii genome includes a region encoding these proteins:
- the pfkA gene encoding 6-phosphofructokinase: protein MIKKIGVLTSGGDAPGMNAAVRGVVRTALSLGIEVYGIYDGYQGLVENRIVKLDRSSVSDVINRGGTFLGSARFPEFKDVAVREKGIENLKEHGIEALVVIGGDGSYMGAKKLTEMGYPCIGLPGTIDNDIAGTDYTIGYLTALNTVIDSIDRLRDTSSSHQRISIVEIMGRHCGDLTLMSAIAGGCEYIITPETGLDKEQLIGNIQDGIAKGKKHAIIALTELMMDANELAKEIEAATGRETRATVLGHIQRGGRPTAFDRVLASRMGNYAVHLLQEGHGGRCVGIEKEELVHHDIIDCIENMQNPDRSELFRVAEELF from the coding sequence ATGATTAAGAAGATCGGTGTTTTGACCAGTGGTGGTGACGCTCCGGGCATGAACGCAGCAGTTCGTGGCGTAGTTCGTACCGCGTTATCACTTGGCATTGAAGTTTACGGTATTTACGATGGCTACCAAGGCCTTGTTGAGAACCGTATCGTAAAGCTTGACCGTTCAAGCGTGTCTGATGTGATCAACCGTGGTGGTACTTTCTTAGGCTCTGCACGTTTCCCAGAGTTCAAAGACGTTGCTGTTCGTGAGAAAGGTATCGAGAACCTAAAAGAGCACGGTATCGAAGCACTTGTTGTTATCGGTGGTGACGGTTCTTACATGGGTGCTAAGAAGCTAACTGAAATGGGTTACCCATGTATCGGTCTTCCAGGCACAATTGATAACGATATCGCTGGTACTGACTACACAATCGGTTACCTAACAGCGCTTAACACTGTTATTGATTCTATCGACCGTCTACGTGACACGTCTTCTTCTCACCAACGTATTTCTATTGTTGAAATCATGGGCCGTCACTGTGGTGACCTTACGCTTATGTCAGCAATCGCAGGTGGTTGTGAGTACATCATCACTCCTGAAACTGGTCTAGATAAAGAGCAGCTAATCGGCAACATCCAAGATGGTATTGCTAAAGGTAAGAAGCACGCAATCATCGCTCTAACTGAGTTAATGATGGATGCGAACGAGCTGGCTAAAGAGATCGAAGCAGCAACGGGTCGTGAAACTCGTGCAACGGTTCTTGGTCACATCCAACGTGGTGGTCGTCCTACTGCGTTTGACCGTGTACTTGCTTCTCGCATGGGTAACTACGCTGTTCACCTTCTTCAAGAAGGTCACGGTGGTCGTTGTGTTGGTATCGAAAAAGAAGAGCTTGTTCACCACGACATCATCGACTGTATCGAGAACATGCAGAACCCAGACCGTTCTGAGCTGTTCCGCGTAGCTGAAGAGTTGTTCTAA
- a CDS encoding response regulator, which yields MANILLIDDDTELTSLLKDILSFEGFTVSEANDGYAGLEAINDEIDLILLDVMMPRLNGMETLKKLREHWETPVLMLTAKGEEIDRVIGLELGADDYLPKPFSDRELLARIRAILRRTQTTSTPKAASDRIQYQDIEVFPGKQEAYCNGEIIDLTTTEFALLSHLIQNPGQVITKEALSLDVLGKRLAAFDRAIDMHISNLRKKIPERSDSKSRIKTLRGRGYLLVEED from the coding sequence ATGGCGAACATTCTTCTTATTGATGACGACACCGAGCTAACGAGCTTACTTAAAGACATTCTTAGTTTTGAGGGCTTCACTGTGTCTGAAGCCAATGATGGCTACGCAGGGCTCGAAGCGATCAATGATGAGATTGATTTGATTCTTTTGGATGTGATGATGCCGCGTCTGAATGGCATGGAAACACTCAAAAAGCTAAGAGAACATTGGGAAACGCCTGTGCTAATGCTGACGGCGAAAGGGGAAGAGATCGACCGTGTGATCGGTCTGGAGCTTGGCGCGGATGACTACTTACCAAAGCCTTTTAGCGACCGAGAATTACTCGCACGTATTCGCGCCATCTTGCGCCGCACGCAAACCACGAGCACTCCAAAAGCCGCCAGCGATAGAATCCAATATCAAGACATTGAAGTATTCCCTGGCAAACAAGAAGCGTACTGCAATGGCGAGATCATCGACCTGACCACTACCGAGTTCGCTCTACTAAGCCACCTTATTCAAAATCCGGGACAAGTGATCACCAAGGAAGCGTTAAGCTTAGATGTACTTGGTAAAAGGCTTGCAGCATTTGACCGTGCGATAGACATGCACATATCTAACCTACGTAAAAAGATTCCAGAACGCAGCGATAGCAAATCACGCATCAAGACCTTGCGTGGTCGTGGCTACCTATTGGTAGAGGAGGATTAA
- the glpX gene encoding class II fructose-bisphosphatase, which produces MKRDLAMSFSRVTEGAALAGYKWLGRGDKNAADGAAVEVMRSLLNKTEISGEIVIGEGEIDDAPMLYIGENVGVGGDAVDIAVDPIEGTRMTAMGQSNALAVLAAGEKGSFLKAPDMYMEKLVVGPGAKGAIDLTLPLKENLVNIAKALGKTLDTLVVTTLAKPRHDQVIAEMQAMGVRVFAVPDGDVAASILTCMPDSEVDVMYCIGGAPEGVVSAAVIRALDGDMHGRLLPRHEVKGDTEENRKHGELELERCAEMGVTAGIVLKMEDMARSDNVVFSATGITKGDLLEGISRQGNIATTETLLIRGRCRTIRRIKSIHYLERKDPEVVGHIL; this is translated from the coding sequence ATGAAACGCGATTTAGCAATGTCATTCTCTCGTGTCACAGAAGGTGCAGCACTGGCTGGTTACAAGTGGCTTGGCCGTGGCGACAAAAACGCTGCAGATGGCGCTGCTGTAGAAGTCATGCGTAGCCTACTCAACAAAACCGAAATCAGCGGTGAGATTGTTATTGGTGAAGGTGAAATCGATGATGCACCTATGCTTTATATCGGCGAAAACGTAGGTGTAGGCGGCGACGCTGTCGACATCGCAGTTGACCCAATTGAAGGGACGCGCATGACAGCAATGGGCCAATCAAATGCATTGGCAGTATTGGCTGCAGGCGAGAAAGGTAGCTTCCTAAAAGCGCCTGATATGTACATGGAAAAATTAGTAGTTGGCCCTGGTGCTAAAGGCGCTATCGACTTAACTCTACCGTTAAAAGAAAACCTAGTAAACATTGCTAAGGCTTTGGGTAAAACACTCGATACACTGGTAGTAACCACACTAGCTAAACCACGTCACGATCAAGTGATTGCAGAGATGCAAGCGATGGGCGTTCGTGTATTCGCAGTGCCAGACGGTGATGTAGCTGCATCTATCCTAACCTGTATGCCAGACAGCGAAGTCGACGTAATGTACTGCATTGGCGGCGCACCTGAAGGTGTAGTTTCTGCCGCAGTAATTCGCGCGCTAGACGGTGACATGCACGGTCGTCTGCTGCCTCGTCACGAAGTGAAAGGCGATACAGAGGAGAACCGTAAACACGGTGAACTTGAGCTAGAGCGTTGTGCTGAAATGGGCGTAACCGCTGGTATCGTGTTGAAGATGGAAGACATGGCTCGCAGCGACAACGTGGTATTCTCAGCAACGGGCATCACTAAGGGTGACCTGCTAGAAGGTATTTCTCGTCAAGGCAATATCGCGACAACCGAAACCCTGCTTATCCGTGGCCGCTGCCGTACGATTCGCCGCATCAAATCAATCCACTACCTAGAGCGCAAAGACCCAGAAGTGGTTGGTCATATCCTGTAA
- a CDS encoding CpxP family protein yields the protein MKMTKKLVLAAAALPLMLGTASAYAFGGGDKGDHKGMHGKCGVFDKKVMRQLDLTDAQKEQLKEMREANRAEMKAKHAGNKSDKMAQMKAHHEKVQALVLADNFDEAAANDLASQMVEKQTERRVAMLKKQHEMMSVLTAEQKTQLKEIQQERMAKCAEKMEKHMNRDK from the coding sequence ATGAAAATGACGAAGAAACTTGTACTAGCAGCTGCGGCACTTCCACTTATGTTAGGTACAGCAAGTGCGTATGCATTTGGCGGCGGTGACAAGGGCGACCACAAAGGCATGCACGGTAAATGTGGTGTCTTCGACAAGAAAGTAATGCGTCAACTAGACCTAACTGACGCACAAAAAGAACAGTTAAAAGAGATGCGTGAAGCGAACCGTGCTGAGATGAAAGCAAAACACGCGGGCAACAAGTCAGACAAAATGGCGCAAATGAAAGCGCACCACGAAAAAGTTCAAGCGTTGGTACTAGCTGACAACTTCGATGAAGCTGCAGCAAACGACCTGGCAAGCCAAATGGTTGAGAAGCAAACTGAGCGTCGCGTAGCAATGCTTAAGAAGCAACACGAAATGATGAGCGTGCTAACGGCTGAGCAAAAAACTCAACTGAAAGAAATCCAGCAGGAGCGCATGGCGAAATGTGCTGAAAAGATGGAAAAGCACATGAACAGAGACAAGTAA
- the tpiA gene encoding triose-phosphate isomerase yields the protein MRRPVVMGNWKLNGSKAMVTELLTGLNAELEGVEGVDVAVAPPALYIDLAERLIAEGGNKIILGAQNTDLNNSGAFTGDMSPEMLKDFGATHIIIGHSERREYHNESDEFIAKKFKFLQENGLKPVFCIGESDEQNEAGETEAVCARQINAVIDAYGVEALNGAIIAYEPIWAIGTGKAATAEDAQRIHASIRAMIAEKDAAVAEQVIIQYGGSVKPENAEAYFAQPDIDGALVGGAALNAAGFAAIAKAAAKAKA from the coding sequence ATGCGTCGTCCTGTAGTGATGGGTAACTGGAAACTTAACGGTAGCAAAGCAATGGTAACTGAGCTGCTAACTGGTCTTAACGCTGAACTTGAAGGCGTTGAAGGTGTAGACGTAGCAGTAGCTCCACCAGCACTTTACATCGATCTAGCTGAGCGTCTAATCGCTGAAGGCGGTAACAAAATCATCCTAGGTGCTCAAAACACTGACCTAAACAACAGCGGTGCTTTCACTGGCGACATGTCTCCAGAAATGCTGAAAGACTTCGGTGCGACTCACATCATCATCGGTCACTCTGAGCGTCGTGAATACCACAACGAATCAGACGAGTTCATCGCTAAGAAATTCAAATTCCTACAAGAAAACGGCCTGAAGCCTGTTTTCTGTATCGGTGAATCTGACGAGCAAAACGAAGCTGGCGAAACTGAAGCAGTATGTGCACGTCAAATCAACGCAGTTATCGACGCTTACGGTGTTGAAGCTCTAAACGGCGCAATCATCGCTTACGAACCAATCTGGGCTATCGGTACTGGTAAAGCAGCAACAGCTGAAGATGCACAACGCATCCACGCTTCTATCCGTGCAATGATCGCTGAAAAAGACGCAGCAGTAGCTGAGCAAGTAATCATCCAATACGGTGGTTCTGTTAAGCCTGAAAACGCTGAAGCTTACTTCGCACAACCAGACATCGACGGTGCTCTAGTTGGCGGCGCAGCTCTAAACGCAGCTGGCTTCGCAGCTATCGCTAAAGCAGCAGCTAAAGCAAAAGCTTAA
- a CDS encoding helix-turn-helix transcriptional regulator, with the protein MKTSDKILQTIKRQGAVTAKQLSEEFGMTTMGARQHLQSLEDDGILAFHDVKVKVGRPTRHWSLTQHGHSQFSDRHGELTIQVIDAVENLFGKEGLAKVAAEREQHTLKQYQSALSDCENLISKLEKLTQLREEEGYMAELKEHDDHYILIENHCPICKAATRCPSLCQSELNVFTELLKDECHVSRTEHIIAGERRCTYTLVPVATA; encoded by the coding sequence ATGAAAACAAGCGACAAAATCTTACAGACCATTAAGCGTCAAGGCGCGGTAACGGCCAAACAGCTGTCAGAAGAGTTTGGCATGACGACAATGGGTGCAAGGCAACATCTGCAAAGCCTGGAAGATGATGGCATTCTCGCGTTTCATGACGTCAAAGTGAAAGTCGGTCGTCCGACTCGTCATTGGTCTCTTACTCAGCACGGTCATAGTCAGTTTTCAGACCGTCATGGTGAGCTTACGATTCAAGTCATCGATGCGGTAGAGAATCTATTCGGAAAAGAAGGCCTAGCTAAAGTCGCTGCCGAGCGTGAACAACACACCTTAAAACAGTATCAATCTGCCCTGTCTGATTGTGAAAATCTAATCAGTAAGTTGGAAAAGCTCACCCAACTTCGTGAAGAAGAAGGCTACATGGCAGAACTGAAAGAACACGACGATCACTACATCTTGATTGAAAACCACTGCCCTATTTGTAAGGCGGCGACTCGTTGCCCAAGCTTGTGTCAATCTGAGCTCAACGTGTTCACCGAGCTACTAAAAGATGAGTGCCATGTCAGCCGAACTGAGCATATTATTGCTGGCGAACGACGCTGTACCTACACCTTGGTACCTGTCGCTACCGCTTAA
- a CDS encoding DUF3135 domain-containing protein — protein sequence MAHPQPEQKLPPFDELVQLAQNDPKAFNQFKHQMCEQMICSASESMQGRLRAQQSHLDLVVSRCKNPHHVNVVLMQELRCQVCKFQDALQGRCTLEEPQPENVVPFRPNTEPKMY from the coding sequence ATGGCACATCCACAACCAGAGCAGAAACTGCCCCCTTTTGATGAACTGGTTCAACTTGCTCAAAACGATCCTAAAGCATTCAACCAATTCAAACACCAGATGTGTGAGCAGATGATCTGCTCCGCTTCTGAAAGTATGCAAGGCAGACTTCGCGCTCAACAAAGCCATCTCGATTTAGTCGTCAGCCGTTGTAAAAACCCTCACCACGTCAATGTCGTGCTAATGCAAGAGCTGCGATGTCAGGTTTGCAAGTTCCAAGACGCACTCCAAGGGCGCTGTACCTTAGAAGAGCCTCAGCCAGAAAATGTGGTTCCATTTAGACCTAACACTGAACCCAAAATGTACTAG
- the fieF gene encoding CDF family cation-efflux transporter FieF (FieF, a metal efflux transporter, is a member of the CDF (cation diffusion facilitator) family of transporters.), protein MKQEYARLVTLAAWAATTIATILLIVKVAAWWVTGSVSLLASVVDSMLDIAASVVNLLVVRYSLQPADKEHTFGHGKAESLAALAQAMFISGSACFLILNGVERFFRPHDLNSPEIGIYVSLFAIVMTFGLVRFQKHVVQKTGSQAIAADSLHYQSDLYMNAAIMLALGLSWFGIGQADSVFAVGIGIYILYSAYQMAIEAIQSLLDHKLPDEELKQIKETSLSVEGVLGVHQLRTRRSGPIRFIQLHLELEDEMPLIEAHRISDEVEAKLISVFPDADVLIHQDPYSVVFGPEKQQKFHSW, encoded by the coding sequence ATGAAACAAGAATACGCACGTTTAGTTACGCTGGCCGCTTGGGCTGCGACCACCATTGCCACTATTTTGTTAATAGTGAAAGTCGCGGCGTGGTGGGTGACCGGTTCGGTGAGCCTGTTGGCTTCCGTAGTCGATTCCATGTTAGATATTGCCGCTTCGGTCGTTAACTTATTGGTGGTTCGATATTCTCTTCAGCCTGCCGACAAAGAACATACCTTTGGTCACGGTAAGGCGGAATCACTCGCTGCATTAGCACAGGCGATGTTTATTTCGGGCTCTGCCTGTTTCCTCATTCTTAATGGTGTGGAGCGCTTCTTTAGACCTCATGATCTAAACTCTCCAGAAATCGGTATTTACGTCAGCTTGTTCGCGATAGTGATGACGTTTGGTCTGGTTCGATTCCAAAAACACGTGGTCCAGAAAACCGGCAGCCAGGCTATTGCTGCGGATTCACTGCATTATCAATCTGACCTGTATATGAATGCTGCCATCATGCTGGCCCTAGGGTTGAGTTGGTTTGGTATTGGTCAGGCGGATTCAGTATTTGCGGTAGGTATTGGTATTTATATTCTTTACAGCGCTTACCAAATGGCGATAGAAGCGATCCAATCTCTGCTTGATCATAAGTTGCCGGATGAAGAGCTAAAACAGATAAAAGAGACATCGTTGAGTGTTGAAGGGGTATTGGGCGTGCATCAACTAAGAACCCGTCGTTCTGGTCCGATTCGTTTCATTCAATTGCACTTAGAGTTGGAAGATGAGATGCCACTTATTGAAGCGCATCGCATTTCTGACGAAGTAGAGGCTAAGCTTATCTCAGTGTTCCCTGATGCTGATGTATTAATTCATCAAGACCCTTATTCGGTGGTGTTTGGGCCTGAGAAGCAACAAAAATTTCATTCGTGGTAA
- a CDS encoding 5-carboxymethyl-2-hydroxymuconate Delta-isomerase, protein MPNLVLEYSNSVDERVNIQGLLEDLHQVTLNCGLFDIPSVKSRSLRCHNWLVGDEEDSVDFIHISFELLSGRTEEQKRELSRSLMQILQEQASHVRSLTVNIRDMDKSCFQKVIN, encoded by the coding sequence ATGCCGAATCTAGTTCTAGAGTACTCAAATTCAGTGGACGAGCGAGTGAATATCCAAGGTTTACTAGAAGATCTTCATCAAGTTACATTAAACTGTGGCTTGTTTGATATTCCGTCTGTGAAATCACGTTCTCTGCGTTGTCATAACTGGCTAGTCGGTGATGAAGAAGACAGTGTGGACTTTATTCATATTAGCTTTGAGTTACTTTCCGGGCGTACCGAAGAACAGAAACGGGAATTGTCACGCTCGTTAATGCAAATCTTACAAGAACAGGCGAGCCATGTTCGAAGCCTAACGGTTAATATTCGCGATATGGATAAAAGCTGTTTTCAGAAAGTGATTAACTGA
- a CDS encoding DUF805 domain-containing protein, producing the protein MSMKDLLLSFKGRIGRKTYWMWNIFYYVAITGFASGISVLFPAYSYILLPIFLLLLVIPDLAVTAKRWHDRNKSNYWLLLNVPLVLGRLASPAAATTVDSVSPMHMVATVAALVCGLWILIECGLLKGTEGRNDYGEDPV; encoded by the coding sequence ATGTCGATGAAAGATTTACTGCTCTCTTTCAAAGGGAGAATTGGTCGTAAGACTTACTGGATGTGGAACATTTTCTACTATGTTGCGATCACCGGTTTTGCCTCTGGTATTTCGGTACTGTTTCCAGCGTACTCTTATATCCTACTACCAATCTTCTTGTTGCTCCTGGTGATTCCAGACTTAGCGGTAACGGCCAAGCGTTGGCATGACCGTAACAAGTCTAACTACTGGCTACTATTGAATGTTCCGTTGGTACTAGGGCGCTTGGCTTCGCCTGCTGCTGCAACAACGGTGGATTCTGTATCACCAATGCACATGGTGGCAACGGTAGCAGCATTAGTGTGTGGTTTATGGATTTTGATTGAATGTGGTTTGTTGAAAGGCACAGAAGGCCGCAACGATTACGGCGAAGATCCAGTATAA